The window TACTGCGGGGGGCCCGGCACCCGCATCGCCAGGATCGCCATGTCGTCGGACGGGGCGTCCGAGGCGAAGCGCTCCACGGCGCGCAGGATGCGGGCCGCCACCGCACCGGCCGTCAGGCCCGTACAGGTGGTGAGAACGTCCGCGAGACCGTCGTCGCCCAGCATCCGGGAGCCCTCACGGCGCTCGGTGACGCCGTCCGTGACGCACAGCAGCACGTCGCCCGGGTCCAGCGTGATCGTCTGCTCGTACAGTTCCAGGTCCTCCATGACGCCGAGCAGCGGCTGCGGGTCGGCGGCCGGCTCCACCGTGCCGTCCTGGCGCAGGCGCAGCGGCAGCGGATGGCCGGCGCAGACCACCTTCAGCCGGGCACTGCCGTCCTCCTGCGGCCACAGCTCGCCGTACAGGAGCGTGAGGAAGCGGCTGCGGGCGCCCTCGTCGAGGATCGCGGAGTTCAGGCGCTCCAGTACTGCCGGGCCGCCGAAGCCCTCGCGGGCCAGCAACCTGAGCGCGTGCCGGGCCAGGCCGGTCACCGCGGCCGCCTCCGGGCCCGTACCGCAGACGTCGCCGATGGCGAAGCCGTAGGCGCCGTCACGGATGGGGAAGAGGTCGTAGAAGTCGCCGCCGACCTCGTTGCCCTCGCCGGCCGCGCGGTAGATGACGTCGACCTCCACGCCCTCGACGTCGGGGAGCCCCGGCGGCAGGAGGCTGCGCTGGAGGGACTGGCTGATGGCCGTGCGCTCCGAGTACAGGCGGGCGTTGTCCAGGGCGAGGGCGGCCCTGCGGCTGAGGTCCTCGGCCAGTTCCAGGATCTCCTGGCGGAAGTGCTCGTCGGCGGGCTTGCCGAGGGTGAGCATGCCGATGACGCGGTTGCGGGCGACCAGCGGCAGGACGACCGTCTCGCCGCCGACCGCGGAGGCCGTGGCGAGGGTCGGTCCGATGGTTGTACCGATCCGGTGGTGCGAGTCGCCCAGGGCGAGGCTGCGCATGGAGCTGCGCAGGGCCGCCTGGTGGGCGGCCTCGCCGGGGGCGGACCACACGCGTGCTCCGGGGGTGGGCACCGGGTCCGGTGGGGCGATCCTGGACAGCAGGGACTTGATGCCGTCGATCAGCTCCTCGTCCTCGTGCAGGACGTAGGACAGGTAGGGATCGGAGGCCGGGTCGGCGATCGTGTAGACGGCGCACCAGGTGGCCAGGGTCGGGACCGTCATCTGGGCCATCAGGGCGAGGGTCTGGTCGCGGTCCAGGGTGCCGGCCAGCAGGTCGGAGGCCTCGACGAGGAAGCTGAGGGAGCCGCGGCGCAGCCGCTCCAGCTCGCCGAGGCGGGCCGACTCGACGGCCAGGGCGATGCGGTCGGCGGCGAACTGCAGGCGCAGCGCCTCCTCGTTGGAGTACCGCCCGGGTGCCTCCGCGGCGACGCCGAGGGAGCCGGTGAGGCGGCCCTCGACCTTCAGCGGGACGGTGACGACCGAGCGCATGCCGGTGCTGTTGAGGAGGGGTACGGCGCCCGGGACGGCGGCGAGGTCGTCGTGGACGGCGGGCATCCGGGCGGAGCCGTAGCGGCCGGGGCCCGCCTCGACGGGGACGCGGGCGAAGCGCTGACGCGCGGAGGGCAGGCCGGTGGAGGCGCGGACCTCCAGCTCCGTTTCGTCGTCGGTGGCCAGCAGGAGGAAGGCGGCGTCGCCGTCGAGCATGTCGCGGGCGCGTTCCACGGTGCGCTGCAGCAGGCCGTCGAGGTCGTCGGGGGCGGGGGAGCCGATGAAGACCTCGAAGGGGTCGGTGCCGGGGCCCTCGGGGGCGCTGCCCGTGTCGGAGGTCGCCGGGAGGCGCAACGGGGTCTGGAGCACGGCCCGTTCGTGGTCGCGCACGAGGAGGCAGACCGTGGAGGGCTCGCCGTCGGTGTCGCGGACGCGGAGGTGGGAGGCGTAGACGGGGATGACGCGGCCGTGGGCGCCGCGGATGCCGTAGCTGCCTTCCCAGCGGGAGAGTTGGAGCGCCTCGGCGACGCCGGTGCTGGTGCCGGGGGTGTGGGGCCAGGCGGCGAGGTCGGTGAGCGGCTTGCCGACGACCTGCTTGGCGGCGTAGCCGAACAGTTCCTCGGCGTCCTCGTTCCAGGCGGTGACGGAGCCGCCGCGTTCGATCTGGACGACGGCCACACGGACCCGGCCGTCGGCGAGCGGGAGGAGGTCCGCGGGCAGGCAGGGGCCGGCGGCGCGGGTGCCGACCGGGCGCTCGGGCATGTCGAGTTGGAACCAGACCTTCTTGTGCGTCGGCGTGTACTCCACGCCCCAGCGGCCGGCCAGGGCCGCGCACAGTTGCAGGCCGCGGCCGCCCTCGCGGTCGGGGCTGCCCATGTTGACCGCCGAGCTCTGCACCGGGACCTCGCGCTCGGGGTAGCGGTCGGACACCTCGATGCGCGCTCCGTCGTCGCTGCGCAGGCACAGCACGTCGGCCGCTGTTCCCGCGTGGACGACGGCGTTGGTGACCAGTTCGCTCGTGAGGACCACCGCGTCGTCGACGATGTCGCCGAAGCCCCACCCCTGAAGGGTGTCGCGGACGAAGGACCGGGCGGTCGCGACCGATCGGCCCAGAGGATCGAAACTGGCGGCCGCGCGCGCGGTGATCACAGAACTCCCCATGTGTCGGCGTCCCCTGCCTCCCAGGCCCGATTCCCCTGTTCGACCGTTACAGGGTAGTAGGGTCGTTGGCTCGGTGTTCAGGGGTATCCCCACGAGGGACATCCCTGAACACCGAGGTGACGCATCTCGCGTCACAGGTCGGCCCATGAGCTTCGACGAAGCTGCCGAACTGTTGTGACTCCGCTTGGCCCGAAGACCCGCTTCTCGCTGGACCGGAGCCCGGCAAAGGACAAGCCCTGCCCGGCTGCACAACGCGGGATGTCCGTCCTGAGTTACGGTCATGGGCCGACGCACCCGGTGCGGCATGGTGAAACACTGGGCAGGCTTCTGGTGAAGGTCCGGGCGGGCGGAGTGTGCTCTCTGCACCCAGAGCGGCGGCTCTCCCTGCGGGCTGATTACATCGGACACGAATACGCAGTAGTAACCGGTACGCCGAGCCGGCGTACCGCAGCACAGCGGTAACGGTCGACCCCTGCGGGAGGGACACAGTGGAGTCTGGCGCAGCGACGCGGGACACGAAGCCGCGCGCGAAAGGCGGACAGTCCCCGAAGAACCGGCGCACGGCGCACAACGGGACCACCGAGGTGGACACGGCTTCCCTGAACCGACTGCTGGCCGCTCTGGTGTCGATGCGCGACGGCAATTTCCGCAGGCGGCTCACGGTGTCCGGGGACGGCGTGATGTCGGAGATCGCCGCCGTCTTCAACGAGGTCGCCGAACGCAATCTGCATCTGACGGGCGAGTTGTCGCGGGTGCGGCGCATGGTGGGGCGTGAGGGAAAGCTCACCGAGCGGCTGGAGACGGGCGCCTGCGAAGGCTCCTGGGCGACGGCCATCGACCATTCCAACGCGCTCGTCGACGATCTCGTCCGGCCCGTCTCGGAGGTCGGCCGGGTCCTCACCGCGGTCGCCGAGGGAGATCTGTCGCCGCGCATGGAGCTGCGCTCGCAGGCGCCGGAGGGTGCCGGGCATCCGCTGCGCGGTGAGTTCCTGAAGGTCGGGCGGACCGTCAACAACCTGGTCGACCAGTTGTCGACGTTCACCGACGAGGTCACGCGGGTGGCCAGCGAGGTGGGCACGGAGGGCAAGCTGGGCGGTCAGGCCAGGGTGCGCGGTCTGTCCGGGTCGTGGAAGGACCTGACGGACTCCGTCAACACCATGGCGTCCCGGCTGACGGCGCAGGTGCGGGACATCGCGCTGGTCACCACGGCGGTGGCCAAGGGCGATCTGTCGCGGAAGGTGACCGTCCATGTCGCCGGCGAGATGCTGGAGCTGAAGAACACCGTCAACACGATGGTGGACCAGCTCTCCGCGTTCTCCTCCGAGGTGACGCGGGTGGCCCGTGAGGTGGGCACGGACGGCATCCTCGGTGGTCAGGCGCATGTGCCGGGGGTCGACGGCACGTGGAAGGAGCTCACCGACTCGGTGAACCTGATGGCCGGCAATCTGACGGCGCAGGTGCGCGGGATCGCCCAGGTCACCACAGCCGTGGCCAACGGCGATCTGTCGCAGAAGGTGACTGTTCCGGCGCGTGGCGAGGTCGCGCAGCTCGCGGACACGATCAACCAGATGACCGAGACGCTGCGGATCTTCGCGGACGAGGTCACGCGGGTGGCCAACGAGGTCGGCGCCGAGGGCCGCCTGGGCGGTCAGGCGAACGTGCCGGGGGTGGCCGGCACCTGGAAGGACCTCACCGACTCCGTCAACACGGTGTTCCGGAACCTCACCACGCAGGTGAGGGACATCGCCACGGTGACGACGGCCGTGGCGAGCGGTGATCTGTCGCAGAAGGTCACCGTCGACGTGGCCGGCGAGATGCTGGAGCTGAAGAACACCGTCAACGGCATGGTGGACCAGCTGTCGTCCTTCGGTGCCGAGGTCACGCGGGTGGCGCGGGAGATCGGGGTCGAGGGCGAGCTGGGCGGCCAGGCGCAGGTGGCGGGCGCGGCGGGGACCTGGAAGGACCTCACCGACTCCGTCAACACCGCGTTCCGCAACCTCACCGGGCAGGTGAGGAACATCGCCCAGGTGACGACGGCCGTGGCCAACGGTGATCTGTCGCAGAAGGTCACCGTGGACGTCTCCGGCGAGATGCTCCAGCTGAAGAACACCGTGAACACGATGGTGGACCAGCTGTCGTCGTTCGCGGACCAGGTGACCCGGATGGCCCGGGACGTGGGCACGGAGGGCCGGCTGGGCGGGCAGGCCCGCGTGGACGGGGTGTCCGGCACCTGGAAGGAGCTCACCGACTCCGTCAACTTCATGGCCGGCAACCTCACCTCCCAGGTGCGGCAGATCGCCCAGGTGACGACGGCCGTGGCGCGCGGCGATCTCTCGCAGAAGATCGACGTCGACGCGCGCGGGGAGATCCTGGAGCTGAAGAACACCATCAACACGATGGTGGACCAGCTCTCCGCCTTCGCGGACCAGGTGACCCGGGTGGCCCGCGAGGTGGGCACGGAGGGCCGGCTGGGCGGGCAGGCGCAGGTGCCCGGCGTCGCCGGTGTGTGGCGGGACCTCACGGACTCCGTGAACGGCATGGCCGGCAACCTCACCGCCCAGGTGCGCAACATCGCCCAGGTCGCGACCGCGGTGGCCCGCGGTGATCTCTCGCAGAAGATCACCGTGGACGCGCGCGGGGAGATCCTGGAGCTGAAGAACACCCTGAACACGATGGTGGACCAGCTCTCCTCATTCGCCCAGGAGGTCACGCGGGTGGCCCGTGAGGTGGGCACGGAGGGCATCCTCGGCGGTCAGGCCGAGGTCCAGGGCGTCTCCGGCACCTGGAAGGACCTCACCCAGTCCGTGAACTTCATGGCGAACAACCTGACCATTCAGGTGCGCAACATCGCCGAGGTCACGACCGCGGTCGCCAAGGGCGACCTGTCGAAGAAGATCACCGTAGACGCGAAGGGCGAGATCCTCGAGCTGGTCACCACCGTCAACACGATGGTCGACCAGCTGTCGTCGTTCGCCGAGCAGGTCACGCGGGTGGCCCGTGAGGTGGGCACGGAGGGCATCCTCGGCGGCCAGGCGCATGTGCCGGGTGTCGTGGGCATCTGGAAGGACCTCAACGACAACGTCAACCTGATGGCCAACAACCTGACCGTGCAGGTGCGCAACATCTCCCAGGTCGCGGCCGCGGTCGCCAACGGCGATCTGACGCGGACGGTGACCATCGAGGCGCGCGGTGAGGTCGCGCAGCTCGCGGACACGTTCAACACCATGGTGAAGACGCTGAGTTCGTTCGCCGACCAGGTCACCAAGGTGGCCCGCGAAGTGGGCACGGACGGCATCCTCGGCGGTCAGGCGTACGTCCCCGGGGTGGCCGGCACCTGGAAGGACCTCACCGAGTCCGTGAACCAGATGGCGTCCAACCTGACCGGTCAGGTGCGCAACATCGCCATGGTCACCACCGCCATCGCCAAGGGCGATCTGACCAAGAAGATCGACATCGACGCGCGCGGGGAGATCCTGGAGCTGAAGACGACCATCAACACGATGGTCGACCAGCTGTCGTCCTTCGCCGAGGAGGTCACCAGGGTCGCCCGCGAGGTGGGCACCGAGGGCCAGCTCGGCGGCCAGGCACGCGTGCGCGACGTCGACGGCACCTGGCGGGACCTGACCGAGTCCGTGAACGAGATGGCCGGGAACCTCACCCGGCAGGTGCGCGCCATCGCGCGCGTGGCGACCGCGGTCACCCGCGGCGACCTGAACCTGAAGATCGACGTCGACGCCTCCGGCGAGATCCAGGAACTCCAGGACTACATCAACAAGATGATCGCCAACCTGCGCGACACCACGATCGCCAACAAGGAGCAGGACTGGCTCAAGGGCAATCTCGCCCGTATCTCGGCGCTGATGCAGGGCCGTCGCGACCTCCAGGACGTGGCCTCGCTGATCATGAGCGAGCTGACGCCGGTGGTCTCGGCGCAGCACGGTGCCTTCTTCGTCGCCATGCCCCTCGCCGACGAAACTGACCCCGGGAGCGAGGGCGACGACTCCTACGAGCTGCGGATGCTGGGTTCGTACGGCTACTCGCTGGGTTCCATGCCGACGTCGTTCCGGCCGGGCGAGGCGCTGATCGGGACCGCCGCGCAGGAGAGGCGCACCATCCTCGTCGACAACGCGCCCAGCGGCTATCTGAAGATCTCCTCCGGGCTCGGCGAGGCTCCGCCCGCGCAGGTGATCGTGCTGCCGGTGCTGTTCGAGGGGACGGTGCTCGGTGTCATCGAGCTGGCCTCGTTCACGCCGTTCACGCACATCCAGAAGGACTTCCTGAACCAGATCGCGGAGATGATCGCCACCAGCGTCAACACCATCTCCGTCAACACCAAGACCGAGCTGCTGCTGAAGCAGTCCCAGGAGCTGACCGAGCAACTGCGGTTGAGGTCGGAGGAGTTGGAGCAGCGGCAAAAGGCGCTTCAGGCGTCCAACGCCGAACTGGAGGAGAAGGCCGAGCTGCTGGCCCAGCAGAACCGCGACATCGAGGCGAAGAACTCCGAGATCGAGGAGGCCCGGCAGGTCCTCGAGGAGCGTGCCGAGCAGCTCGCGGTCTCCATGCGCTACCGCAGCGAGTTCCTGGCCAACATGTCGCACGAGCTGCGTACGCCGCTCAACTCCCTGCTGATTCTGGCCAAACTGCTCGCCGACAACGCCGAGGGCAATCTGTCCCCGAAGCAGGTCGAGTTCGCCGAGACGATCCACGGCGCGGGCTCCGACCTGCTCCAGCTGATCAACGACATCCTGGACCTGTCGAAGGTCGAGGCGGGCAAGATGGACGTCTCCCCGACGCGTATCGCGCTCGTCCAGCTCATCGACTACGTGGAGGCCACCTTCCGGCCGCTGACCGCGGAGAAGGGCCTCGACCTGTCCGTACGGGTGTCGCCGGAGCTGCCCGCGACCCTGCACACCGACGAGCAGCGGTTGCTCCAGGTGCTGCGCAACCTGCTGTCCAACGCGGTGAAGTTCACCGACTCCGGGTCGGTGGAGCTGGTCATCCGTCCCGCCCGGGACGACGTTCCGCAGCCGATCCGCGAGCAGTTGCTGGAGGCCGGCTCGCTGGCCGACCCGGACGCGCCCATGATCGCCTTCTCCGTCACCGACACCGGCATCGGCATCGCGGCCAGCAAGATGCGGGTGATCTTCGAGGCGTTCAAGCAGGCCGACGGCACCACCAGTCGCAAGTACGGCGGTACCGGTCTCGGGTTGTCCATCTCGCGGGAGATCGCCCAACTGCTCGGCGGCGAGATCCACGCGCAGAGCGAGCCGGGACGCGGTTCGACGTTCACCCTGTACCTGCCGCTGCACCCGGGGGAGCTGCCGCCGCAGGGCTACCAGCAGCCCGGCTCCGTGCTGGACGCCGGCCATCTGGTCGCCGCCGCCGAGCCGGAGCCGTCCGGGCAGGAGGCCGCCCAGGCCGAGACGCCGGCCGAGGTGAAGTCGTACCAGGAGACGCAGAGCGGTCCCGCCGCGCTGTTCCGGCGCCGCCGCAGGGCCCTGCCGACCGCCGACCACAGGTCGACGCGGCACGGGCAGCCGCTCCAGGAGCAGTGGGTGGTGGCGTCGACGGGCCCGGCGGAGCCGGAGTCCGTCCCGCAGGGGCACCGGGACATCCGGTTCGGCGGCGAGAAGGTGCTCATCGTCGACGACGACATCCGCAACGTCTTCGCCCTGACCAGCGTCCTGGAGCAGCACGGCCTGTCCGTGCTGTACGCCGAGAACGGCCGGGAGGGCATCGAGGTGCTGGAGCAGCACGACGACGTGGCGGTCGTCCTGATGGACATCATGATGCCGGAGATGGACGGCTATGCGACGACCACGGCGATCCGGCGGATGCCGCAGTTCGCCGGGCTGCCGATCATCGCGCTGACCGCGAAGGCCATGAAGGGCGACCGGGAGAAGGCGATCGAGTCGGGCGCCTCCGACTATGTGACCAAGCCCGTCGACCCCGATCACCTGCTGACCGTGATGGCGAACTGGATGAGCGGGGAGTGACGGGGACGGCGGTGACCGGAACGTTCGCGGGGCGCGGTACGTTGTCGACTCGGAGGCCCCGGAGCCGTGTAGAAGTGCGGGATCCGGGGAACCTTCTGGTCTCCCGCGGCGTTTCTGCCAGGTGCACAGTGACATCACGGTGACAGGGTGTGGCGACGGGCGGGGTGCGGCTACGATGACCGGCACAAGGACGGGCGGCGCAAGGGTGCCGTCCCCTGGGGCGGCACCCGCCGGTGCCTCCCCGTTTCCTGCGGACAGGGGCGGCCCCAAGCCGGGGCGAGGAGGGCGGGCCATGGTGCAGAAGGCCAAGATCCTCCTGGTCGATGACCGGCCGGAGAATCTGCTGGCGCTGGAGGCCATCCTCTCTGCGCTCGATCAGACGCTGGTGCGGGCATCGTCCGGGGAGGAAGCGCTCAAAGCACTGCTCACGGACGACTTCGCGGTCATTCTGCTGGACGTCCAGATGCCGGGCATGGACGGCTTCGAGACGGCCGCGCACATCAAGCGGCGGGAGAGGACCCGGGACATCCCGATCATCTTCCTCACCGCGATCAATCACGGCCCCCATCACACCTTCCGGGGCTATGCGGCGGGTGCGGTGGACTACATCTCCAAGCCGTTCGACCCGTGGGTGCTGCGCGCGAAGGTCTCGGTCTTCGTGGACCTGTACATGAAGAACTGCCAGCTGAAGGAGCAGGCGGCCCTGCTGCGGCTCCAGTTGGAGGGCGGCGGCAAAGAAGCGGTGGGCGACGGCAAGGAATCGGCCGGTCTGCTCGCGGAACTCTCCGCCCGTCTCGCTGCGGTCGAGGAGCAGGCGGAAGCCCTGTCCAAGCAGCTGGACGACGAGTCCGCCGACGCGGCGGCAGTTGCCACGGCAGCCCATCTGGAGCGCAAACTGACGGGCCTGCGACGCGCCCTGGACGCGCTGGAGCCGGGCACGGGCAGTCCGTCGTCGCTGCCTTCGCAGGGCTGAGTCGGCATCCGGGGCGCGGGGCCCGGCCCGCTCGGCGAGCGGCGGGATCGGGCCATGCTCCCCGCGATGTACGGCTCCTGAGGGCGTGTCAGCCTGGCTCCTCTCCGGACACGACACGAACGGGTGATGCAGCGGGCGCACGTGTCCGCTGTCGTCTCCCCCGGTAACCTCACACCCATGGCCTCACGTCCCTCCGCAGCCAAGAAGCAGCCCGCGAAGAAGGCCGCCGCTTCGGGGGCGGCTCCGGCGAAGAAGGCCGCCGCGAAGAAGGCCCCCGCCAGGAAGGCGCCGGCCAAGAAGCCCGCGGGCAAGGCGGCACCGAGGCCCGCGCCCAGCCCCACGGGGGGCGTGTACCGGGTCGTGCGCGCCCTCTGGCTCGGGCTCGCGCACGCCGTCGGCGCCGTCTTCCGCGGAGTGGGACAGGGCGCCAAGAACCTCCACCCCGCGCACCGCAAGGACGGCGTCGCGCTGCTGCTGCTCGCCGTCGCCCTGATCGTCGCCGCGGGCACCTGGGCCGATCTGCGCGGACCCGTCGGGGACCTGGTCGAGATCCTGGTGACCGGCGCCTTCGGCCGGCTGGACCTGCTGGTGCCGATCCTGATCGCGGTCATCGCCGTTCGCTTCATCCGGCATCCCGAGAAGCCCGAGGCCAACGGACGGATCGTCATCGGCCTGTCCGCCCTGGTGATCGGCGTGCTGGGACAGGTCCACATCGCCTGCGGCTCGCCCGCCCGCAGCGACGGCATGCAGGAGATAAGGGACGCCGGCGGGCTCATCGGCTGGGGCGCGGCGACTCCGCTGACCTACGCGGTGGGCGAGGTCCTCGCCGTACCGCTGCTGCTGCTGCTCACGGTGTTCGGCCTGCTGGTCGTCACCGCGACCCCGGTCAACGCGATCCCGCAGCGGCTGCGGCTGCTCGGGGTGCGGCTGGGCATCGTGCACGACCAGGAGGCCGAGGAGTACGGCGACGACGACGAGCGCTACGAGGAGCAGTGGCGCGAGGTGCTGCCCGCGCGCTCCCGCAAGCGCCCGGACGCCGCCCAGCAGGACTACGACCCGGACGCCGTCGAGCAGGAGGCCCTGTCCAGGCGGCGTTCGCGTCCCCGTCGCTCGGCGGTGCCGCAGCCGGACATGCAACGGCAGATGGACGCCGTGGACGTCGCCGCAGCAGCCGCCGCCGCGCTCGACGGCGCGGTGCTGCACGGCATGCCGCCCTCGCCGGTCGTCGCGGACCTCACCCAGGGCGTCGGCGTGGGCGACCGCGGGGAGAGCACCACCCCGACGCCCGTGCCCGCCGCACGCCCCGGCCAGGACGGCCGGACCGGGCGGTCCCCGCAGGAGCCGCCGGCCCAGCGGCCCGCCGGCCACAAGCAGTCCGGGGTCCCCGACCTCACGAAGGCCCCGCCGGCCCAGCCCCGCGACCTGCCGGCGCGCGCCGAGCAGCTCCAGCTCTCCGGCGACATCACCTACTCGCTGCCCTCCCTGGACCTGCTGGAGCGGGGCGGGCCCGGCAAGGCGCGCAGCGCGGCCAACGACGCGGTCGTCGACTCGCTCACCAACGTCTTCACCGAGTTCAAGGTCGACGCCAGTGTCACCGGGTTCACCCGCGGCCCGACGGTCACCCGCTACGAGGTCGAACTCGGGCCCGCCGTGAAGGTCGAGCGCATCACCGCGCTGACCAGGAACATCGCGTACGCCGTGGCCAGTCCGGACGTGCGGATCATCAGCCCGATCCCGGGCAAGTCCGCGGTCGGCATCGAGATTCCCAACACCGACCGGGAGATGGTGAACCTCGGGGACGTGCTGCGGCTCGCGGAGTCCGCCGAGGACGACGACCCGATGCTGGTCGCCTTCGGCAAGGACGTCGAGGGCGGCTACGTCATGCACTCGCTGGCGAAGATGCCGCACATGCTGGTCGCCGGCGCCACCGGCTCCGGCAAGTCGTCCTGCATCAACTGCCTGATCACGTCCGTCATGATGCGGGCGACCCCCGAGGACGTCCGGATGATCCTGGTCGATCCCAAGCGTGTCGAGCTGACCGCGTACGAGGGCATCCCGCACCTGATCACGCCGATCATCACCAACCCCAAGCGGGCCGCCGAGGCCCTGCAGTGGGTGGTACGCGAGATGGATCTGCGTTACGACGACCTGGCGGCGTACGGGTTCCGGCACATCGACGACTTCAACCGCGCCGTGCGCGAGGGCAAGGTGAAACCGCCCGAGGGCAGCGAGCGCGAGCTCCAGCCCTACCCCTATCTGCTGGTCATCGTCGACGAGCTGGCCGACCTGATGATGGTCGCCCCACGGGACGTCGAGGACGCCATCGTGCGAATCACCCAGCTCGCGCGTGCCGCCGGTATCCACCTGGTGCTCGCCACCCAGCGCCCGTCGGTCGACGTGGTCACCGGTCTGATCAAGGCGAACGTGCCCTCCCGGCTGGCGTTCGCCACCTCCTCGCTCGCCGACTCGCGCGTCATCCTCGACCAGCCGGGCGCGGAGAAGCTGATCGGCAAGGGCGACGGGCTGTTCCTTCCGATGGGGGCGAGCAAGCCGACGCGTCTTCAGGGCGCCTTCGTGACCGAGGCGGAGGTCCAGCAGGTCGTCCAGCACTGCAAGGACCAGATGGCGCCCAACTTCCGGGACGACGTCGTCGTCGGCACCAAGCAGAAGAAGGAGATCGACGAGGACATCGGCGACGACCTCGACCTGCTGTGCCAGGCGGCCGAGCTGGTCGTCTCCACGCAGTTCGGCTCGACGTCCATGCTCCAGCGCAAGCTGCGCGTCGGCTTCGCCAAGGCGGGGCGGCTGATGGACCTCATGGAGTCCCGGAACATCGTCGGGCCCAGCGAGGGGTCCAAGGCGCGTGACGTTCTTGTGAAGCCCGAGGACCTGGACGGAGTGCTCGCCGTGATTCGCGGGGAGTCTGAGGGGTAGCAGGAAGACGCCGTCCGGCGGACGCGCCGGCTGCGGGTGGGCGCGTGGACCGTGATCCACCCGTTAGCGAGCGATGGGCAACCGTTTCGCCTGGGCGTACGTCAAGTTGAGCGAGAGGACCGGTGCGCGTCCAACCCTGGGCGCCACATCTGTCCCACCATCGGTTTGTCCGGCCATTCCGATGGCGTACAAAGTCCTACAGCCGGGTCGCTTCACCCTTTGGCACCTCCCTAGACTGAACCTCCAGCACAGGCGGCTACACGCTCGAAAGGCGCCCCCGTGTCCATCGGCAACTCCCCTGAAGACGAGCGTCCCTTCGAAGACGTTTCCGAGGAAGCCCGCCCCTCCGTCGGCCGTGCCCTGAAGGAGGCGCGGATCGCCGCCGGGCTGACCGTCAACGACGTCAGCAGCGCCACCCGGGTCCGCCTCGCCATCGTGCACGCCATCGAGGCCGACGACTTCGCGCCCTGCGGCGGCGACGTCTACGCCCGCGGCCACATCCGGAACCTGGCGAAGGCCGTGCGTCTCGACCCGGCCCCGCTGCTCGCGCGCTTCGACGCCGAGCACGGCGGCCGCCCCGCCCCGACCCCGGCCGCCCCCCTGTTCGAGGCGGAACGCATCCGCCCGGAGCGGCGCGGGCCCAACTGGACCGCTGCCATGGTCGCGGCGATCGTCGTCGTGATCGGCTTCGTCGGCTTCACGGCCGTCAAGGGCGGCAGCGACGACACCGGCGCGCAGGGGCAGATCGGCGAGGGCTCCACGCCCACGGCCGGCACCTCGGCCCCGCCCACGCCCAAGAGCAGCAAGCCCGCCGACCCGACGCCCGCGCCGTCCGACAGCGCCATCGCGGCCGCGCCGCAGGACAAGGTGACCGTGCAGGTCAGTGCCGACAACGGGCGCAGCTGGATCTCGGCCAAGGACCACAACGGCCGGATGCTCTTCGACGGGCTGCTGCAGAAGGGCGAGTCCAAGACCTTCCAGGACAGCTCCAAGATCAACCTGATCCTCGGCGACGCCGGCGCGATCCAGCTGTACGTCAACGGCAAGAAGATCGAGGACCAGTTCCAGCCGGGCGCCGTGGAGCGCCTCACGTACACCAAGGGCGACCCGCAGGTCGGGTAGCCGACTGCGCGCGGTCCGTACACAAAGGGCCGAACAGACAGGCGAGCACGGGGTTGGCCAAGCTCGGCCAACCCCGTCGACTTGGGCGGTCGTGGAGACAAAGTAGTCTTGAGCCCATGCCTGAACGCCGTACCGTCGCACTCGTCACTCTCGGCTGCGCCCGCAACGAGGTGGACTCGGAG of the Streptomyces sp. NBC_01788 genome contains:
- a CDS encoding HAMP domain-containing protein, whose product is MESGAATRDTKPRAKGGQSPKNRRTAHNGTTEVDTASLNRLLAALVSMRDGNFRRRLTVSGDGVMSEIAAVFNEVAERNLHLTGELSRVRRMVGREGKLTERLETGACEGSWATAIDHSNALVDDLVRPVSEVGRVLTAVAEGDLSPRMELRSQAPEGAGHPLRGEFLKVGRTVNNLVDQLSTFTDEVTRVASEVGTEGKLGGQARVRGLSGSWKDLTDSVNTMASRLTAQVRDIALVTTAVAKGDLSRKVTVHVAGEMLELKNTVNTMVDQLSAFSSEVTRVAREVGTDGILGGQAHVPGVDGTWKELTDSVNLMAGNLTAQVRGIAQVTTAVANGDLSQKVTVPARGEVAQLADTINQMTETLRIFADEVTRVANEVGAEGRLGGQANVPGVAGTWKDLTDSVNTVFRNLTTQVRDIATVTTAVASGDLSQKVTVDVAGEMLELKNTVNGMVDQLSSFGAEVTRVAREIGVEGELGGQAQVAGAAGTWKDLTDSVNTAFRNLTGQVRNIAQVTTAVANGDLSQKVTVDVSGEMLQLKNTVNTMVDQLSSFADQVTRMARDVGTEGRLGGQARVDGVSGTWKELTDSVNFMAGNLTSQVRQIAQVTTAVARGDLSQKIDVDARGEILELKNTINTMVDQLSAFADQVTRVAREVGTEGRLGGQAQVPGVAGVWRDLTDSVNGMAGNLTAQVRNIAQVATAVARGDLSQKITVDARGEILELKNTLNTMVDQLSSFAQEVTRVAREVGTEGILGGQAEVQGVSGTWKDLTQSVNFMANNLTIQVRNIAEVTTAVAKGDLSKKITVDAKGEILELVTTVNTMVDQLSSFAEQVTRVAREVGTEGILGGQAHVPGVVGIWKDLNDNVNLMANNLTVQVRNISQVAAAVANGDLTRTVTIEARGEVAQLADTFNTMVKTLSSFADQVTKVAREVGTDGILGGQAYVPGVAGTWKDLTESVNQMASNLTGQVRNIAMVTTAIAKGDLTKKIDIDARGEILELKTTINTMVDQLSSFAEEVTRVAREVGTEGQLGGQARVRDVDGTWRDLTESVNEMAGNLTRQVRAIARVATAVTRGDLNLKIDVDASGEIQELQDYINKMIANLRDTTIANKEQDWLKGNLARISALMQGRRDLQDVASLIMSELTPVVSAQHGAFFVAMPLADETDPGSEGDDSYELRMLGSYGYSLGSMPTSFRPGEALIGTAAQERRTILVDNAPSGYLKISSGLGEAPPAQVIVLPVLFEGTVLGVIELASFTPFTHIQKDFLNQIAEMIATSVNTISVNTKTELLLKQSQELTEQLRLRSEELEQRQKALQASNAELEEKAELLAQQNRDIEAKNSEIEEARQVLEERAEQLAVSMRYRSEFLANMSHELRTPLNSLLILAKLLADNAEGNLSPKQVEFAETIHGAGSDLLQLINDILDLSKVEAGKMDVSPTRIALVQLIDYVEATFRPLTAEKGLDLSVRVSPELPATLHTDEQRLLQVLRNLLSNAVKFTDSGSVELVIRPARDDVPQPIREQLLEAGSLADPDAPMIAFSVTDTGIGIAASKMRVIFEAFKQADGTTSRKYGGTGLGLSISREIAQLLGGEIHAQSEPGRGSTFTLYLPLHPGELPPQGYQQPGSVLDAGHLVAAAEPEPSGQEAAQAETPAEVKSYQETQSGPAALFRRRRRALPTADHRSTRHGQPLQEQWVVASTGPAEPESVPQGHRDIRFGGEKVLIVDDDIRNVFALTSVLEQHGLSVLYAENGREGIEVLEQHDDVAVVLMDIMMPEMDGYATTTAIRRMPQFAGLPIIALTAKAMKGDREKAIESGASDYVTKPVDPDHLLTVMANWMSGE
- a CDS encoding response regulator, coding for MVQKAKILLVDDRPENLLALEAILSALDQTLVRASSGEEALKALLTDDFAVILLDVQMPGMDGFETAAHIKRRERTRDIPIIFLTAINHGPHHTFRGYAAGAVDYISKPFDPWVLRAKVSVFVDLYMKNCQLKEQAALLRLQLEGGGKEAVGDGKESAGLLAELSARLAAVEEQAEALSKQLDDESADAAAVATAAHLERKLTGLRRALDALEPGTGSPSSLPSQG